One Phocaeicola dorei genomic region harbors:
- a CDS encoding aldose epimerase family protein, whose product MSGKHGIVCMGLLMLLSSCHDDKQVTASGLQRKDFQTEVNGQYTDLFTLSNKKGMEVCITNYGARVVSILVPDKNGKREDVVCGFSTIGEYMEQRQNFGSTVGRYIGRILNARFTLDGVEHKLVPNNGKSGHISHGGNPGFADRIWKVEQADTYTVRLSYLSPDGENGFPGNLKVTLVYSLGEDENALDLTYEATTDAPTVLNLSHHSFFNISGDFTKSVEDQQLWVDADRFTPYDDKKCVTGEYLPVAGTPLDFRMPHTIGERIDADYPQLKVVNGYDHTWELNTKGDDTRPAAWVYDPTSGRKMEIFTTEPGIQIYTGNGLKGKMTGKRGIAYPFRSAVCFETMHFQDSPNQPEFPSTVLRPGEVFHSHTVYKFE is encoded by the coding sequence ATGAGTGGAAAACATGGTATAGTTTGTATGGGCTTGTTGATGCTGCTTTCTTCTTGTCACGACGACAAGCAGGTCACTGCTTCAGGATTACAACGTAAGGATTTTCAGACAGAAGTGAATGGGCAGTATACCGATTTATTTACTTTGAGTAACAAAAAAGGGATGGAGGTCTGTATCACGAACTATGGGGCGCGAGTAGTTTCTATCCTTGTACCCGACAAAAATGGAAAAAGGGAAGATGTAGTGTGTGGATTTTCCACGATTGGTGAGTATATGGAACAACGGCAGAATTTTGGTTCTACGGTAGGACGCTATATAGGACGTATTCTGAATGCGCGTTTCACACTGGACGGGGTAGAGCATAAGCTGGTCCCTAACAATGGGAAGTCCGGACATATATCACATGGGGGGAATCCCGGTTTTGCCGATAGAATATGGAAAGTGGAACAGGCAGATACATATACGGTTCGTCTGTCTTATCTCTCCCCTGATGGAGAAAATGGTTTCCCCGGAAACCTGAAAGTGACGTTAGTCTATAGTCTTGGTGAGGATGAGAATGCACTGGATTTGACATACGAGGCAACTACGGATGCACCCACGGTACTTAATCTTTCTCATCATTCTTTTTTTAATATCTCGGGAGACTTTACAAAAAGCGTGGAAGACCAGCAACTTTGGGTAGATGCAGATCGCTTTACTCCATACGATGATAAGAAATGTGTCACAGGAGAATATCTCCCGGTGGCCGGTACTCCCCTTGATTTCCGTATGCCGCATACTATTGGAGAACGTATAGATGCGGATTATCCGCAATTGAAGGTAGTAAACGGATACGATCATACTTGGGAATTGAATACGAAAGGAGATGATACAAGGCCGGCTGCTTGGGTGTATGATCCAACAAGCGGGCGTAAGATGGAGATCTTCACCACCGAACCGGGAATACAAATCTATACCGGTAATGGACTGAAAGGAAAAATGACTGGTAAAAGGGGGATAGCTTATCCTTTCCGTTCGGCGGTATGTTTCGAAACGATGCATTTTCAAGATAGCCCCAATCAGCCTGAATTCCCCAGTACTGTACTCCGGCCGGGAGAGGTTTTTCATAGTCATACGGTTTATAAGTTTGAATAA
- a CDS encoding DUF3857 domain-containing protein, whose translation MKKIYYIYVCLGVLLLTALPAKAASEAEFGKLAKTYTLHKDGSQEMRVYKELTLFTHAAMNGLYGESFIVYNPAYQELKIHESYTRQKDGKIVKTPENAFVEVLPAAAADAPAYNGLKEMVVVHTGLELGATICLDYSVITRPGYLPGLDVYVPVEELSPVKEYICSVSVPEDKPLNYALINGKAAPVVKNENGSKVVTWILKNIPAYYPMESTPALSGNIPVILANTYPSMADALKVLKSQFTAAHEKEVMALAQKLLQGKNADEKEAVLMNYVHGLGTSRLSLSETGYRIRPATEVIRTAYGTEAEKINLLAGLLQAAGLQGEVKVAFGVKAPDNCLGLGAISQLFLDSPVIAGIQEYQPVNTLDGKKAVLEVKNKPVYETDTITVTSETGKTLAGGYRLITLPRAKTGIAMNGYGFGNTERTTNLLLPGMTDETYICIVNVPSDMQVCTPQKAKEIVNAVGKLKITVQTTEDKTEVTRSLRLNKQWITPTDYADFHRLMSEWEDSHHTTLLLKEKK comes from the coding sequence ATGAAAAAGATTTATTATATATATGTATGCTTGGGAGTGTTGTTATTGACAGCTCTTCCGGCAAAAGCGGCTTCTGAAGCAGAATTTGGGAAGTTAGCCAAGACTTATACATTACATAAGGACGGTAGTCAGGAAATGCGGGTATATAAGGAGTTGACTTTATTTACACATGCAGCGATGAATGGTTTGTATGGTGAAAGCTTCATTGTTTACAATCCGGCATATCAGGAATTGAAGATACATGAATCTTATACTCGCCAGAAAGACGGGAAGATAGTAAAGACTCCCGAAAATGCATTTGTAGAGGTTCTTCCTGCTGCGGCGGCTGATGCTCCTGCCTATAACGGACTGAAAGAGATGGTGGTGGTACATACGGGACTGGAGTTGGGAGCGACTATTTGTTTGGATTACTCGGTTATCACACGTCCCGGTTATTTGCCCGGGCTGGATGTATATGTGCCGGTAGAGGAGTTATCGCCCGTCAAAGAATATATCTGTAGTGTGTCGGTTCCTGAGGACAAGCCTTTGAATTATGCATTGATAAACGGAAAAGCTGCGCCGGTAGTGAAAAATGAGAATGGAAGTAAAGTTGTTACTTGGATACTGAAAAATATTCCTGCTTATTATCCTATGGAAAGTACTCCTGCTTTATCAGGAAATATACCGGTTATTTTAGCAAATACGTATCCGTCGATGGCCGATGCTTTGAAAGTGCTGAAATCTCAATTTACGGCAGCTCATGAAAAAGAGGTCATGGCTTTGGCACAAAAATTATTGCAAGGAAAAAATGCGGATGAAAAGGAAGCTGTCCTGATGAACTATGTACATGGATTGGGCACGTCCCGGTTGTCTTTGTCCGAAACAGGATACCGGATCCGTCCGGCAACTGAAGTAATCCGTACTGCCTATGGCACGGAAGCGGAAAAGATAAATCTGCTTGCAGGATTGTTGCAGGCGGCAGGATTACAAGGTGAGGTTAAGGTTGCTTTTGGCGTAAAAGCACCGGATAATTGTTTGGGATTGGGCGCTATCAGCCAGTTGTTTCTGGACTCTCCTGTCATAGCGGGCATACAGGAATATCAGCCTGTCAATACGTTGGATGGTAAGAAAGCGGTTTTGGAAGTGAAGAATAAACCGGTTTATGAAACGGATACGATAACAGTCACTTCTGAAACAGGTAAAACGTTGGCAGGGGGCTATCGTCTGATAACATTGCCTCGCGCTAAAACCGGAATAGCCATGAATGGTTATGGCTTTGGAAATACAGAACGTACTACGAACCTGTTGCTTCCTGGTATGACGGATGAAACCTATATTTGCATAGTAAATGTTCCGTCGGATATGCAGGTATGTACTCCGCAAAAGGCAAAAGAAATAGTCAATGCGGTAGGGAAATTGAAAATAACCGTACAGACTACAGAGGATAAGACGGAAGTAACCCGTTCGTTGCGACTGAACAAACAATGGATAACTCCCACCGATTATGCAGATTTTCATCGGTTGATGTCCGAATGGGAGGATAGTCATCATACTACTCTATTGCTGAAAGAGAAGAAGTAA
- a CDS encoding DUF3857 domain-containing transglutaminase family protein, whose translation MRKQLYATLACFLLTSVTTYGQGWKLYEEAAKGESYAKFDCVALLDSTSVSVQPTGQGSFAVCKVIKVQTPKGAVANRVIKYDYDPLTAHAEFKRVTIYHADGQIEEVDVKKTCDYAAPARAIYWGARQIMIEVGALNPGDVIDYEIAKKGFTYALLGAVPEDDSRFIPPMRGQFYDIVPFWSSEPTVRKVYKVSIPMEKEMQFQFYQGECTSSMRYEDGRKAYTFAMEDMMPFRREPNMVDLFDAAPKLMMSSTPHWKDKSLWFNKVNEDYGSFAPLPEAQKKVDELIKGKKTEMEKIAVLTHWVADNIRYAGISMGKGEGYTLHDTKMNYTDRCGVCKDIAGTLVSFLRMAGFEAYPAMTMAGSRVESIPADHFNHCVAVVKLADGTYMPLDPTWVPFCRELWSSAEQQQNYLPGVPEGSDLCLTPVSAPENHYVRIKADNRLDANGTLRGTFTIQAEGQSDSNIRSIFTRGFQSQWRATMERQLLAVSPKARLLSVDYGRNPKDYQAAPIQIIFRYEIPDYAMQGEKEMLFKPLVMNNLYNQVRSYLRIDTEMKERKYGFKDACSRLVELDETIQLPSGYRLINGPKEDTMQGTGADFEGSLLQKGNRVVLHNRLALKKRVYEASDWDSFRKAVEAHKAYGDYLVIKK comes from the coding sequence ATGAGAAAACAACTTTATGCAACATTGGCTTGCTTTCTTCTCACTTCGGTCACAACTTACGGGCAGGGCTGGAAACTTTATGAGGAAGCTGCGAAAGGAGAATCGTATGCCAAGTTTGACTGTGTGGCGTTGCTGGACAGTACATCGGTGTCAGTGCAACCGACAGGGCAGGGATCATTTGCCGTATGTAAGGTTATCAAGGTGCAGACTCCTAAAGGAGCAGTAGCTAACCGGGTGATTAAATATGATTATGATCCGTTGACGGCCCATGCCGAGTTTAAACGTGTGACGATATATCATGCTGACGGGCAGATTGAAGAGGTGGATGTGAAGAAGACCTGTGACTATGCGGCTCCGGCCCGTGCTATTTATTGGGGAGCACGACAGATTATGATAGAAGTGGGGGCTTTGAACCCCGGTGATGTCATAGATTATGAAATAGCGAAAAAGGGATTTACATACGCTTTGCTGGGAGCTGTTCCTGAGGATGATTCCCGGTTTATACCTCCCATGCGTGGCCAGTTCTATGACATTGTTCCATTTTGGAGCAGTGAGCCTACCGTGCGTAAAGTGTACAAGGTCAGTATTCCTATGGAAAAAGAGATGCAATTTCAATTTTATCAAGGAGAATGTACATCGTCCATGCGTTATGAAGACGGACGAAAGGCTTATACTTTTGCTATGGAGGACATGATGCCTTTCCGGCGGGAGCCGAATATGGTAGATTTGTTTGATGCAGCTCCTAAACTGATGATGTCTTCTACTCCTCATTGGAAAGACAAGTCTTTGTGGTTCAATAAGGTCAATGAGGATTATGGAAGCTTTGCTCCACTGCCCGAAGCGCAGAAGAAAGTGGACGAACTGATAAAAGGAAAGAAAACCGAAATGGAGAAAATAGCTGTACTGACCCATTGGGTAGCGGATAATATCCGTTATGCAGGTATCTCTATGGGAAAAGGAGAGGGCTATACGTTACATGATACTAAAATGAATTATACGGATCGTTGCGGCGTGTGTAAAGATATAGCAGGAACTTTGGTTTCTTTTCTGCGCATGGCGGGGTTCGAGGCCTATCCGGCCATGACGATGGCGGGCAGTCGTGTCGAAAGTATTCCTGCGGATCATTTCAATCATTGTGTAGCTGTGGTGAAACTTGCTGATGGAACTTATATGCCGTTAGACCCCACATGGGTTCCTTTCTGCCGTGAGTTGTGGAGTAGTGCCGAGCAACAGCAGAATTATCTGCCCGGTGTACCTGAAGGTTCCGATCTCTGTCTGACTCCTGTTTCTGCTCCGGAAAATCACTATGTACGCATCAAGGCAGACAACCGCTTGGACGCTAATGGTACTTTGCGTGGTACATTTACCATTCAAGCCGAGGGACAGAGTGACAGCAATATACGCAGCATCTTTACAAGAGGTTTTCAGAGCCAGTGGCGTGCGACTATGGAAAGACAATTGCTGGCTGTTTCTCCTAAAGCCAGATTGCTGAGTGTAGATTATGGCAGGAATCCTAAAGATTATCAAGCTGCTCCTATCCAAATCATTTTCCGCTACGAGATTCCGGATTATGCCATGCAAGGGGAGAAGGAAATGTTGTTCAAGCCTTTGGTAATGAATAATCTTTATAATCAGGTACGCTCTTATCTACGGATTGATACAGAAATGAAGGAACGGAAGTATGGTTTTAAAGACGCCTGCTCCCGTTTGGTGGAATTGGATGAAACCATTCAATTGCCATCAGGCTATAGGCTGATAAATGGGCCAAAGGAGGATACCATGCAGGGAACGGGAGCCGATTTTGAAGGCTCGCTTCTACAAAAAGGAAACCGGGTGGTCCTGCATAATCGTCTGGCTTTGAAAAAGCGTGTATATGAAGCGTCGGATTGGGATAGCTTCCGTAAAGCGGTGGAAGCTCATAAAGCATACGGTGATTATTTGGTGATTAAAAAGTAA
- a CDS encoding RNA polymerase sigma factor produces the protein MNDAELIEGCKAGKREALETIYRLFSRQMYGVCCRYVGEESALDVMHDGFIKVFSAIDQLHATDLHGFKSWVTRIMVTTSLHHLRKQKTCFFLSVDDLEEDMQPVDEEDMISIPIETLMKFITELPAGYRTILNLAVFEGMPHKEIAKTLGINEHSSSSQLHRAKCVLAQKIKEYLTRQSL, from the coding sequence ATGAATGACGCAGAACTAATAGAAGGATGTAAAGCCGGAAAGAGGGAAGCTTTGGAAACCATATACAGACTCTTCTCCCGCCAAATGTATGGAGTGTGCTGTCGCTATGTAGGCGAAGAATCGGCCTTGGACGTCATGCACGATGGATTCATCAAAGTATTTTCCGCCATCGACCAACTACATGCCACCGACCTGCATGGATTCAAATCCTGGGTCACCCGTATCATGGTAACTACCTCCTTGCATCATCTCCGTAAACAGAAAACCTGCTTTTTCCTTTCTGTAGATGATCTGGAAGAAGACATGCAGCCTGTGGACGAAGAAGATATGATTTCGATTCCTATTGAAACCTTGATGAAATTCATAACTGAATTACCGGCAGGCTATCGCACCATACTGAACTTGGCCGTATTCGAAGGAATGCCTCATAAGGAGATTGCGAAGACATTAGGCATTAACGAACATTCATCCTCCTCACAACTGCACCGCGCCAAATGTGTACTTGCTCAAAAAATTAAAGAATACTTAACTCGACAATCATTATGA
- a CDS encoding class I SAM-dependent methyltransferase produces MQKRHQDRQCYFNELANTSRSFYINYVKQFISLSSSTHILEIGCGEGGNLLPFAELGCKVTGIDRAASRIYQAQSFFAASGYKGEFRTMDFFNFSSVSRYQLILIHDVIEHISNKEEFFRCLSPLLAKGGIIFWGFPSWQMPFGGHQQICHNRFVSSLPFIHLCPGIFYRFLLRCFHETPSCIEELSDIKRCRMTIDAFEQLAEKYGYEIIDRQLWFINPHYQQKFHLRPRKLYPVLAQLKHIRNYFSTSCFYITRHRDLHP; encoded by the coding sequence ATGCAAAAAAGACATCAAGACAGACAATGTTATTTTAACGAACTAGCGAACACATCACGCAGTTTCTATATAAACTATGTAAAGCAATTTATCTCCCTCAGCTCTTCTACCCACATACTGGAAATAGGTTGCGGAGAAGGAGGTAACCTGCTCCCCTTTGCCGAACTAGGCTGCAAGGTAACAGGCATAGACCGTGCAGCCAGCCGCATATACCAGGCACAATCCTTCTTCGCCGCCTCCGGCTACAAAGGAGAATTCAGGACGATGGATTTCTTCAACTTCTCTTCAGTTTCCCGTTACCAGCTCATCCTGATACACGATGTCATTGAACACATCAGTAACAAAGAAGAATTCTTCCGTTGCCTCTCTCCTCTTCTAGCTAAGGGAGGCATCATATTCTGGGGATTCCCGTCTTGGCAAATGCCATTTGGCGGACATCAGCAAATTTGTCACAACCGGTTCGTCTCCTCTCTTCCTTTCATCCATTTATGTCCCGGTATATTCTATCGGTTTCTGCTCAGATGTTTCCATGAAACACCATCATGTATCGAAGAATTATCAGACATCAAACGCTGCCGCATGACCATAGACGCCTTTGAACAACTTGCTGAAAAGTATGGATACGAAATAATCGACAGACAATTATGGTTCATCAACCCACACTACCAACAGAAGTTCCATCTGCGGCCACGAAAATTATATCCTGTACTGGCACAGTTAAAACACATCAGAAATTACTTCAGCACCTCCTGTTTCTATATAACACGCCACCGTGATCTTCATCCTTAA
- a CDS encoding metallophosphoesterase produces MPTFFIILIFTYLGGNAYIFYRGLQTLSGFPYGIKILLTILFWLAALSFFGTMLSRNVKIPFYLSHTMYEVGTGWLIFTLYMVLFLLFFDLLKLCSISFNQSFMTSLLATFVLLGYGYYNYRHPKINTVNITLTKPLTDNRRPIKIVAVSDIHLGNGTGKTSLKQYVKMINGQNPDLILIGGDLIDNSVIPLYAENMAEELTELKAPLGIYMVPGNHEYISGIDKSIQFIQNTPIQLLRDSVVTLPCGIQLIGRDDRSNARRLPLQKLMARIDKSKPVILLDHQPYQLAESQAAGIDLQFSGHTHHGQVWPMNWVTDHLYEQSHGYRQWENSHIYVSSGLSLWGPPFRIGTESEMVVLQLH; encoded by the coding sequence ATGCCGACATTTTTCATCATCCTTATCTTTACATACCTTGGAGGAAATGCCTACATATTTTACAGAGGTTTGCAAACATTATCCGGCTTTCCATACGGAATCAAGATTTTATTGACTATTTTATTCTGGCTAGCTGCACTGTCCTTTTTCGGAACGATGCTAAGTCGCAATGTGAAGATACCGTTTTACTTATCCCACACAATGTATGAGGTCGGGACAGGCTGGCTGATATTCACTTTATATATGGTCTTGTTTTTACTTTTCTTTGATTTATTGAAACTGTGCTCTATTTCTTTCAACCAGAGTTTCATGACTTCTTTACTGGCCACATTCGTCTTGTTGGGATATGGATACTATAATTATCGCCATCCCAAGATAAATACTGTCAACATCACGCTCACCAAACCGCTAACCGATAATCGGCGTCCTATAAAAATAGTTGCAGTGAGCGATATACATTTGGGCAACGGCACAGGAAAAACGTCTTTGAAGCAATATGTGAAAATGATTAACGGACAGAATCCGGACTTAATCCTAATTGGAGGCGATTTAATTGATAACAGCGTAATACCTCTTTATGCTGAAAACATGGCTGAAGAACTAACGGAATTAAAAGCACCACTGGGAATCTACATGGTCCCCGGAAACCATGAATATATCAGCGGGATAGACAAAAGTATCCAATTTATACAAAATACTCCTATACAACTACTGCGCGACTCGGTTGTCACACTTCCCTGCGGCATACAACTGATAGGACGTGACGACCGTAGCAATGCCAGACGACTTCCATTACAAAAGTTAATGGCCCGTATAGATAAAAGCAAACCGGTTATTCTGTTGGACCATCAGCCTTACCAACTGGCAGAGAGTCAGGCAGCCGGTATCGACTTACAGTTCAGCGGACACACTCACCATGGACAGGTTTGGCCCATGAATTGGGTAACAGACCATCTTTATGAACAAAGTCACGGCTATCGCCAATGGGAAAACAGCCATATATATGTTTCCAGCGGATTATCTTTATGGGGACCTCCTTTCAGAATAGGAACCGAGAGTGAGATGGTAGTATTACAACTTCATTAA